TCTATTTGTTTATAAAGATCATCTAAAGTAAATGGAGCTAAAGAGTAAACTATTATGTCATCAAGGTATTTGATTTTGTAATTATGTAGGAATAATCTAATCCCTAATTCTAGGTCCTCTGTTATGATATTTTCTTTCCATCCACCTACTTTTATTAAGATATCTTTTCTTATACAAAACGCTGAGCCATTTGGAAAAATGGGTAACCCTAGATAATATCTCACCTTAAAAAGAGAATCCATAACTTTTTCAGTGAACTCTTTATAGTATCTTTGAACATCTGTTTCAGCGTTATAAATCCTTAATCTATAAGAAGCTACATTGAAATCATATAATGCTAGTTTACTTAAGAAATCCTTGTCTACTCGTGCATCTGAATCAAGAAATACAAGATACTCGTACTTTGAATGCTTTACGCCATAATTAAGAGCTCCAGCTTTTCCTCCAACCGGATTATTTCTATGAAGGATTTTTAATTTTTCTATGTTCATGTATTCACGATATTTTTCTTCAAATTTTTCTTTAGGATCATCGGAAATAATTATAATTTCGTACTTCTCGTAATTAATATCTAGTAGATTATGTATTAAACCCTCTATAGTTTTTTTACTTTCATTCTTTTCAGCCACAATTATACTAAACCCCTTTTGAGATTTATTTTGTGGTTCGTAAACGTTAATTTGATGTTTTGAGTAATAATAAGACTGTAAAAGATTCCAAACAGATGGTAATATAGCAGATAAAATTAGTAACAAAGAAAAAATATTCATTTTGAATTTGCCCTTTTTATGGCTTCATTAATTCTAGTTTTAGCCTCCGAAACTCCTCCCCAACCAGATATCTTAACCCATTTACCTGGCTCAAGTTCTTTATAGTGTTCGAAGAAGTGGTTTATCTTGTCTTTAATAGCTTGAGGTAAATCAATTATATCCTTTATATTTGAAAATGTCGGGTCTACTTTATCTTTTGGCACTGCAATAATTTTTGCGTCTTCTCCTTCTTCATCCCTCATATAGAGTATTCCTATAGGTCTAACTTCTATAGCCGTTCCTGGTAGTAATGGATAATTGCTAATTACTAATACATCTAAGGGGTCTCCATCTTCTTCTAATGTACCAGGTATAAAGCCATAATTAAATGGATAAACCATCGAGGTGTAAAGGATTCTATCTACTTTCACTACTTCTTCTTCTTCATCGTACTCATATTTTATATTTGATCCTAAAGGTATCTCTATTAGAACATTTACTTCATCTGGTGCCTTTTTACCTGGGCTTAATTTCATTTTCACTCAAAAGATGATTTCATTAGCCATTTATATTCTTTATCAAGTTATTTATCTCATTAATAATCAAAGATAATTTCTCATCCTTCATGAGGTTTTCAATTTCCTTTTCGTAGGTTTTGATTATTTCACTAACATCATAACCTAATTTAGCATATCTCTTTGCTTGCATGTATGTAGATAATCTATCACATAATTTTGCAATCTTTCCTTCTAAGCTTTTCATTTCCTTATATTCTATGAATAATTCAACATCCAGACCTAGTTCTTTAATAGCTTCAAGTTCTATTTCCTCCTTTTCTTCTATTCTCTCAGAAGCCCATTTTGGTAAATCTCCTAGCAAACTCTCAGCAACGTCATGAAATAATGCTATCACTGATGCTCTTTCAGGATTAATCTTAACACCTTTTTCCTTAAGCTTACTAGCAAGATAATATGCTAAAACAGCCGCTTCCCAACTATGCTGGGATACTGTCTCTCCTATTGATGGCGGTACTCCTCTTTGCATCCAACCAGTTCTAACTAAATTTTTACATCCTATAATAACTCTTTCTAAACTCATGGGAAAAGAATTTCAAAGCTTCAGCTTAAATTTTTACATATATAATTTAGTGTATCAATTATTGTATCAATATCTTCTGTCCAAATTCTTATCATTGCTTCCTTTCCTTTCATTCCCTTATCAAATATTACATTGGGAATCTTTCCGTAATTTTCGTATATAAAATCTATTATCCATTGCATACTTTTTCCCTCTATTTCATGCTCTGGTTCTTTTTCCCTATCTATTTCTATAACATCATATCCATATAAGCGTAGAAGTTTTATTGTATTTTCATCATATCTTAAATTAATAAGAACCGTAGCTCTTTCTCCTTTTCTTATTGTTGCTAGAAGTAATCTGGCAGTATGTGTAGGTTTTCCGAAAACTACTGGAAAGCCTATACTCACTTTATTATCCCAATTTCTTATTATCCTATTTTTAAAAGTTGCAATATCATTAAGATCTTTAACATATGATGAAGGTATTGAGTGGGCTAAGTTTGATTGAACTTCTGGTATTAACTTATAAAATGAAGGAGTAGATTCAACAAAATTAGCAAATTTATACATATCTTCTATAACTTTATATTTATAAGCATTCTTTTCTATGTAAACAAGAGGATCCACTGGTCCTATTCCCTTTCCTATTTCAAGACCATATTCAATAGAAGTTTGAAGAATATCTCTAGCAATTCTTATCGCATTATATATTTTTTCTCCTTTTGCTAATTCGGCCGATATTACTGTTGAGAATACGCTACCAGTTCCGTGTGTATTTTTTTGATTAATTCTCTCATAACCAACTAGGTAAAAGAAATCTTTTTTAGCATCATAGAGAATGTCAAAACTGTACTTCGTAGATATATGGCCACCTTTAACTATTACGTATGGTATATTATATGTATTAGAAATTATCTTACTACTTTTCTTCATATCCTCAAGAGTCTTAATGTTAATACCAGAAAAATAAGAGGCCTCAACAGCATTAGGAGTGAGAACTGTAGTAATCGGTAGGATATATTTTTTATAATCCTCAAGATCTTTAATTAGCTGAGTTCCATCTTTAGCAAATATTACTGGATCTGTTACAATGGTCTTTCCTTCTAAATATTCCTTTACAACTTCATATTGTTCCTTATTGTAAATCATTCCTATCTTAACATTATTTATGTCAAAATCCTCTAGAACTGTTTCTAGTTGTTTTTGAAAAAAATCTCTTTCAATGACAAGTATATCTTTTATACCTCTGGTGTTTTGAGCAGTTATAGCAGAAACTACTAACGTACCATGTACTCCTAATATTTCGTAAACTTTTATATCAGTTTCTGCTCCTGCACCATTACCAGTATCTATTCCTGCCACACTAAGTGCTACTACCTTTTTCATTTCTTCTCACTCTAGTATTTCCAGCAACTACCCAAAATTCTCCATCATCTCTTATTTCTAATTTCCAAATACCCGTCGTATGTTTCACTAATTCTAAGGTTTCTTCTACTGCATGTATAGCATCTTTTCTACCCTTTCCTAATGCCATAATCAACAATACATCTTCACCTGGTTTCATGTTATCTATTACATGAATAATTTGTAAATCAACTAGATCATTATATTTTTTCTTAACTTCATCTATTATTTCCTTAAATCTTCTCCTTGTATATTCCTCGTAAGCTTCATATTTCAATTCATAAACTTTATGATTCTCAACTATTCCCTTTACGAAACCTAAATAAATTACTAGTGATCCAGCTTCTGGTGGTGCTTTTTCTCTAAATTTTTTTATTTCCTCTAAAAGATCAAATCTCTTTGAAACATATAATTCTCCTCCAGAAGGTGGAGGTAAAATTGCTATTTCATCTCCATCATTAATGTTATTTACATTAGCTTTACCATTAACTAGAATAGTAACTCTTACACTACCTAAGCCATTTTTGATAATTCTTAAGAATTCATCTCCATATAAAGAAGATAACTGTTCAAGTAAACATTCTACTGTTTTACATTCTGTTTCTATTTCCTCAGAACTCTTATTTGTAAAGTCTTGGATAAATGAAAAATATCTTAAACGTATTTTCATTCCTCTCTCCCTTTATATAATAACATGATTAAATATGGATAAAGAATTATTAAATTTCCTATTAAACAATGAACCTCAAAGGATTTATAAAGATGATAAATATCTCGAAATATTAAACAAATTGAGCGAAATAGATGCTAAACTTCAGTTACTTCTTAAATCAAAGCCAAATAAGTCTATATGTGAACAAATACTCGGTAAAACTTATGTAATAGTTTCGGCATCAGAAATAGATCCTAAGCTTCATCCCTCGCTTTTCATATTAGATCTGGACGGAGAAAAAGTACTCGTCACATTTAAAGATACCATAGAATTACTAAAAATGTATTTTATGATATATAAAGATCAAGTAGAGATAAAGATACCAAGAAGATTAACTCCACTTTTTGGTTTTCTAAAGAAAAATGGTTTAATATACTTAGACCATGAAGACATGACTTATAAATTTGTTTAAGAATATATTATTTCCTTAAATACTCTTTCAATAAGCTTTGGTGTAATTGCTCTTTTTATCATCTCATCAATTGCTTTTATCATTTGATCACTGTTTACTAGATCTTTAGCCGAATATTCAAGTTTACTTGAAGTAAGAATTTTTTCTCTCATCTCCATAATTAAACTAGAATAATTTTGACCCCTTAAATAATCTGAAATTAATGTAATCTTCTGATCTAGTATTATAGTGTCATTAACTATCTTTGAAATGTATTTAATCATTTCATCCTTTCTTTCGTGCTCTTTTATTTTCTGTTCTAGTATATTCTTAAACTTATTTAGAATAACTGGGTATGTAACAAGGATAAAGTATCCTTCACCGCCTAAGTTCCATAAGCTAACTTTCTCTGCAATTTCATCTACTGAGTCTGTTAAGGCTTCTTTAATTGAATCAATTGATAGATCTAGTAATAAATTATCTAAATCTTTTTCTCCAACAAGCTTCTCCATATTCTCAGATCCTACATAAAATACGGAATATACAGATGAAGTACCATATTTCCATGTAGAAAATGGACAAATTGTTAGCACAGCTTTTCCCTTAGAAGGTATTGGATATCCCTTATATGTAGTCAAATTTAATCCAGCACATTCATCATCATTTCCTTTAATTCCTAGTTTTTTAGCCCAACAACCAGCATGAATTTTTCTTTCTTTTAATGCATCTTTTACAACTTCATATGCTAATATACCCGTATCTCCAGATAGTAAATTGTAAATGTATAATGCTTCTGGACAGAGGAAATAAATACCTTGGGCATTTTTATTTTTCTTTAATTCTAAAATTTTACTTACCTTATCTTTAGCACCTTGAATATTCCCTCCAATAAAATCATCAAAACCGCAACAAGCATTTACTAATTCTACTCTAGGAGAAAAGTCTTGAGGCAAAGAGTTTCCTTTATCTAACAAGTATGTTAAAAAACCTCTAACACCATTTATATCATATTTAGATGCGCATCCTACAAAGAGCAAATACAAAGGCCTATTTCTATAAGTATTTTGAAGTTTTTTTGCTAGGTTAGGGATATCTGAAGGTAAATCTTGTATTTCTATTTTAATTTTTTCTGGAGAAATAATATTTACCCCTTCAGTAGTTAATTTACTAATTGGTATATTTACTGGGCATACTTCTTCATCTTTTACACATCCAAAGCAAGTTTCAAAATCCTTTTCCTCCATTATAAGTCTACCAATTTTCCCAACTGGAGAATATAGAGGGTTATGGGTGACTTCGTATGCTTTACAAACATTAAGGCATAATCCACAGTTAATACATTTAGTTGCCTCGTTATATATGCTAACTATGCTCTTATACTCTTTTGGCAATTTAGTCTTCTTTCCTAATTTGTTTAAAATCTCTAAATGTAATTTGTCATATTCAGAAAGTGAGGGGAAAGGTAAGAAGTCTTTATTTTTCTTTAAAAAAGAGAAAAGCTCGTTTAAATCATCAAACTTAATCCGTCCTAAAAATACATAGTATTTATCTGGTGAATTAAAATTTATTTTGTATCCTATAATTTTTTCAAAAAATTTTAATTGAGCTAACTTAGAATATGAAGACTCTGGAAATCTGAGCATAACTGGTATATAATCTCTTTTAAAGCTCTGTATAACAATTTTATTTATATCGTTAATTAAAGAGTAAGTATCAATACTACTCCCAGAAATACCTTCCAGTTTCGCATAATTAGAAGTTAAATAAAATCTTTCTTTGTCATCTAGTATAATTGCACTCCATGCAAACTTACTTTCTTTATCACTTTCAATTACTTCTGTATAATTTGCTGTCATAACGATTGCTTCATTATCTTTAAGACTGTGAACCTCTTTCTTTCCTCTTACAAAACCAAATTTGTAACTTCCAAATCCAGACCCATTAGTTGCTATGAACCCTCCTATGCTTCCTTGCAGATATAATGGAAAAAGTACTGGTACTTTTGAGTATTTCTTTAATTCGGATATAAGTTCTTCAAATGTAAGTCCTGGTGCTACTCTATAAATAGAATAAATAGAAGAATCGGATTTGATTTCTTCTATTATATTCCCAGAAGGTAATTTTGTAGGTGAAGGAATAATTTTAGGGTTAGAATATTTTATAATGTCCCCATTCATCGAGGTAAGTCTTCCAATTACAACTTCTTTATCTTCCTTGATAAGAAGTTTTTCTATTTCTTTGATTTCAATAGTAGTCAAAGCCCTACTAAAGATTGATGCATCAGTAACTCTCATCCACAATAATTAAAAATATAAAGTAATAAATGTTTTCCTAAATAGATGACAGATATTGAAATTATCGTTCCCCTAAATATTTCTGGAATCTGGTATCCAGTTTATACTGAAGATATAAGGTATACTGGGTCTATAGGCTTATCATTGGTATTAAATCCGCCAATAATCGCTTTTCCTAAAAAAGGCGAACCAGAAATTTATTTTAATAATCAACGTGTGAATTTTCCAAATTTAAAGTATCTAAGTCTTTTAGCTAATGTAAAACTTTATATCCAATCTGAAGTACCTTTAGGTTTCGGCTACGGGCTTAGTGGTGCAATAAGTTTAGCTTATGCTCTAGCTTCTTATGAATTGTATAACATAAAATTAGAAGATGCACTTGTGGTTGCTCATGAAAGCGAAATATTTACTAATAATGGACTCGGTGATTTAATCTCTGAATATTATGGCGGAGGATTAGTTTATAGAAAGAAGCCCGGTGCTCCAGGATATGGAGAAGTAGAAAAAATTATAGTTGAATGGGAGCCAATTTGTAGTAAACCTTTATCAAAAGAATCTACAGAGAAATTAATAAAAAATAAAAATGATAATGCGCTAGTATATATAAACCAGTTTTTACATAATCCTTCTTTATTAAAGTTCTTTGACTTATCAAGGAAATTTACTGAAGAGATCGGATTTATATCCCCTTTTCCAAACTCTTTCAGAAAGAAAGGTTTAATACTTAGATTAAAAGAATGTGAAGAAGGATGGATAAAACACACACCAGCAATACATGGAGCTTACATTCGTTAATCCCAGAAAATCATCCTAGAAAAGAATCTCTCATAATAAGAGAAAAAATAGTGGATGGTTTATTAGATGGCTATGTTGCGCCCCAAGGATTAATTGCTCATGGAAGGGGAGAATGTTTTGACTATCTTATTGGAGAAAAAACTCAAGAATTTGCGATTAAAGCTATAAAAGCCGGAGTTGCTTCTCTACTGTTAGCTAAAAACCCCGTAATATCGGTAAATGGTAATATGGCAGCACTAGTACCTAACGAAATAGTAAAATTGGCGGAATTAACAAATGCAAAAATAGAAGTGAACTTGTTTTATAGGACTATTGAAAGAGAAAGGAAGATTGCTGAAATACTAAAGAAGGCTGGTGCAAAAGAGGTCTTAGGTGTTGATGAAGATGCGTCGGCTACTATTCCAGAACTTTTCAGTGAAAGAAGAAGAGTTAGTCCAAGAGGAATATACATAGCTGATGTAGTATTATTAGGATTAGAAGACGGAGATAGAACAGAAGCTTTAGTTAAAATGGGTAAGAAAGTTATTGCAATAGACTTAAACCCTATTTCAAGAACTTCTCAGAAAGCTAGCATAACTATAGTAGATAATGTGATTAGAGCATTTCCAAAAATGGTTGAGATAGCTAAAGAACTAAGAAACAAAAGTAAAGAGGAATTAGAACAAATAGTGAAAAATTATAATAACAAGGAAATATTAGCTGAAAGTCTTAGATTTATAAGTAACTACCTTCTTCAGCTATCTCGAGATTTATAATGTTCTTTTCCTGGGAATTTCCCTTCTTTTACCTCTGAAATATAATCCTCTATTGCTCTTCTTATTAGTCCCCGTAAATCTATATATTTTTTTGCAAAATAAGGAGTAAAATCTGAAAGACCAAGTAAGTCATGAATAACTAAAATTTGTCCGTCACAATATGGTCCTGCTCCTATACATATCGTTGGAATACTAATGCTTTCAGTTATCTTTTTAGCCACATCTGAGTAAGTGTTTTCTATTACTATTGAAAAAGCCCCAGCTTCTTCTAGTGTTTTTGCATCTTTAAGTAATTGTTCCTCTTCTTTTTCTCTTTTCCCCAAAATTCTATATCCACCTATTCTTAAGAATCTTTGTGGGGTTAATCCTATATGACCCATAACAGGTATTCCAGCCCTTACTATAGCCCTAACAACATCTCTCATTTCCTCTCCACCTTCTAATTTTACTGCATCAGCACCGTGTCTAGCAAGTAATCCGGCATTTTTTACAGCATCTTTGATTGACGTTTCATAGCTTAAGAATGGCATATCAGCAACTATTAACTGTGGAGGCTTAGCTTTTACTACTGCGTCTAAATGAATTAACATATCTCTCATAGTCACTTTAAGTGTGTTCTCTTTTCCTAAAACTACCATTCCAAGGGAGTCTCCAACTAGGATACCATCAAGATTCGTCTGAGATATTATCTTCGCTGAGGGATAATCGTAGGCTGTTAACATTATTATTTTCTCTTTCTTTTCCTTCTTTTTCAAGAAATCCCTTATTGTAACCTTTTCCATAAATTTTCCTAGCAATAATTGATGCTAAAGTTAATATTCTCTTTATTCTTTCAGCAATTGGTAATGTTTCCTCATATTGTGAAGCTTCCTCATAAATTTCCGTTAATTTTGAAAGCTCATCAAATACCATTAACCTAAAAGTTTTCTTGTCTATCTCAGTAATAATACTTTTCTTAGACATTAAATCCAGTTTTCTTTCTATTTTTTGTGGTTCAAGAGAGTAAAATTTTATTTTAATAAGCTCTATTTTGGGATCTCCTTCTTTATTTTCGTTTAAGACAGTCTCTACTTGTTCCTTATCGATAAACTTCCACCAGTGTTGATTACTGCTTTTATATGTGGTTTCTAATATACCATAATCCTTTTCCAGAGCCCTTAAAATCATTTTAGGGTCATAAGAATAACCTAATTGTGAAAGTTTATCTACAACGTCCTTATAACTAAAATCTCCTAATTCTGGCTTGTTGTTCTCATATGAGCAATCTAAAGCAGCTTGAAGTATAATCCTTCCTTTCTCTCCAAACTTCAGTAAGAACTCTAATGTTCTGTCGCTAACGTTACCAGTTACCACATATAACTTACTTCGAATGATTTTTTATTCTAATATTTCGAAAAACATGGTATAATGAATGAAGAAATTGTTATCAGTGTTATCAATCTTAGAAAAAAGTTCGGTAATTTTTGGGCCTTAAAAGATGTTAACTTTACGGTTAAAAAGGGGGAAGTATTTGGTTTAATTGGCCCTAATGGTGCTGGTAAAACTACTACACTTAGGGTAGTTGCAGGTATAATTAAGAGCTACGAAGGTATCGTAAAAGTATTTGGTTTAGATCCTGTAAAAGCTAAAAATAACGGATATATCTCCTATATGCCAGAAGATGCGTTCCCGTATGAAAAACTTACTGGAATAGAAAATTTACAATTTTTTGCTGAACTTTACAGTCGTGGTGATAAGAGGAAAACTCAAGAATTCGTTGAATTAGGCATAAAAATAGCTAATTTAGGGGATAAAATATACCAGCCAACCTCAACATATAGTAGGGGAATGAAAAGAAGGCTTATTATTGCTAGAACGTTAATGGTGATGCCTAAATTAGCAATTCTTGACGAACCCACGTCAGCACTTGATGTTGACTCTGCTGTAAGGGTAAGAAACACAATAGTTGAAATGTCAAAAAAATACGGAATTACGATTATTTTGTCTTCTCATAATATGTTAGAGGTTCAATATATGTGTGATAATATAGCCATGATAAATGATGGAAAGACAATTATTTCTGGTAGTCCGAATGATATCATTGAAAAGTTAAAGGTTAAAAACCTTGAAGAAGCTTTCATGAAGGTGATTTCAAATGCTTAAAACATTTATAAATAAAGAATTATTAGAAATTAGAAGAGACAAAAAACTATTACTCTCTTCCATCTTATTACCCTTCATACTTTTACCTTTAATTGGCGTAATACTATATGCATCAGTTTCTGCCCAACCTCCAATTATAGCAGTTATAAATAATAATTCTGCAAACACTCCTTATGTCAATATAGTTACTAGTTACATTAAACATAATGGCGGAATCGTGATAACAAATAGTACTCAAAATGCTGATGTAGTTATAGTTTTTCCAAATGAATTTTATCAAAATATAAGTAACATATCTCGTCAAGCCTTTGTTTACTTTTACGTACTAATTTCATCAAATCAAAACGCTCTTGATATTGCAAATAATGCTTTATATACTTTATTACTTAATATATCAAATCAAAGAATCGAATATTTGAAAAACTTAGCTCATGTAAATGTTACTCCTTCTTCTATCAGGAATCCGATATATGTGGTTTTAGGTTATCGCTCAATAACCGGAAAAGTTGTTTCATCTGGAGTTAGCCAACTAGCTAGTTTTGCCAGAATTATTGCATTAGTGTTATTTCCTAGTGCTACACCAGTGGTCTTCTATCTATTAGAAGGAATAACCGGAGAACGGGAGAGGAAGACATTAGAATCCTTACTTGCAACTCCACTATCAATAAGGTCTTTTATCATTTCAAAATTATTTGTAGCAATAATTTTAGGAATTTTCTCTTCTTTAGGCGATATTGTAGGAACATTCTTCTTTATATCACTCTCATCTTATGCATTTAATATTTCAGTGTCTCTTACTTTTTCATTTCTTATAATCATAGTATTAGTCTATTTAATTTCTATTCTGTTAACCGGGGCATTGAGTTTAATATTCTTATTTATATTTGGAGGTTCTACTAGAAATATTCAGATAATTAATTTTATAATAATATCCTTTGGGATGATAGCTTCATTTGTAGCACTCTTTATAAATCCAAGCCAATTAACATTTCCATTAACAGCAATATATGGTATTCCTTATGTTCAATTAAGTCTTGGATTACTCCTATATGTATTCGGATCAATACGAGATTCCATATTCTCTCTCTCGGCAACAATGATTGTATCTGTATTTCTAATATTACTGGTATCCAGATACTTTAATTCCGAGAGGCTTCTCTTAAAATAAAAAATATAAATTTGTATTGACAACTATAATATATGCCGGTAAAAGCGTATATATTAGTTGTAACCGCTGTGGGAAAAGAAACAGATGTGGCTAATTCAATAAAAAGAATAAACGGTGTAAAAGAAGCTAATCCAGTATATGGAGAATACGATGTAGTAGCGGAAATTGTTACAGATAGTTTAGATGAGCTAAATAAGGTAATTTCTCAAATTAGAAAAGATCCATCTATTCTAAGAACTGTAACTCTAATTGTAATGTAAATCAGAACGAGGAAATTTTTCCTCATTTTTTATATTCAGTACGTCCCTGCAACATCATAAACATAGAATTAGGGGACCCACCTATGCTCATTTAGCTCTCGGGACACGAGAGCATAATCACATAGGCCCAAATTAACTTTTTTCATCTTTACTAATAACTTCAACTTCTTCTTCTTCACTTTCTTTCTCTAGCAATCTTTGAACTAATTCTTCAACAAGAGCATCAAGTTGGGCAACTTTTGCCTCTAAATAGGCAACACTTTCTTCCAATTTTTCATATTTATCATCCTTCTCCTCTCTGTCCTCTTTATCCCTTTCTTCTAATCCTTGTCTAATATAGAACTTTACTAAGTCAGTAATCTGTACTCCAAGCTCCTCTGCTTTTCTTTTTAGTTCTTCATAAAGTGACTCTGGTAAAGATAAGTGTATAGTAGGCAATGTGTATACTCCTCATGATAAAAATATATAAGTACAAATATTTATATCTTCATCATCATATACTCCTCTTGAAAGCATAAGATGGAAATACCGCTCCAGAAAATACTTAAACCTTAGTATGAAGAATATTAATATCGGATAAAAGATGAGAGTTGTA
The sequence above is drawn from the Sulfurisphaera tokodaii str. 7 genome and encodes:
- a CDS encoding glycosyltransferase: MNIFSLLLILSAILPSVWNLLQSYYYSKHQINVYEPQNKSQKGFSIIVAEKNESKKTIEGLIHNLLDINYEKYEIIIISDDPKEKFEEKYREYMNIEKLKILHRNNPVGGKAGALNYGVKHSKYEYLVFLDSDARVDKDFLSKLALYDFNVASYRLRIYNAETDVQRYYKEFTEKVMDSLFKVRYYLGLPIFPNGSAFCIRKDILIKVGGWKENIITEDLELGIRLFLHNYKIKYLDDIIVYSLAPFTLDDLYKQIERWSYGSAQLLLQSFKLFKKGIRGIEGVLYAQQWGIYGLFIFMLILLSSLNFILKIPLLVFILSIVVYGMSVSIYALVYKQKVNNYKLPLVILNASIAGYCKGLIRLPFKWTITPKEMEKEVKKEKIKVWITIPLLFSFLNIIFGNILPSIILLFFSIMESVV
- the ppa gene encoding inorganic diphosphatase, with protein sequence MKLSPGKKAPDEVNVLIEIPLGSNIKYEYDEEEEVVKVDRILYTSMVYPFNYGFIPGTLEEDGDPLDVLVISNYPLLPGTAIEVRPIGILYMRDEEGEDAKIIAVPKDKVDPTFSNIKDIIDLPQAIKDKINHFFEHYKELEPGKWVKISGWGGVSEAKTRINEAIKRANSK
- a CDS encoding HD domain-containing protein, whose product is MSLERVIIGCKNLVRTGWMQRGVPPSIGETVSQHSWEAAVLAYYLASKLKEKGVKINPERASVIALFHDVAESLLGDLPKWASERIEEKEEIELEAIKELGLDVELFIEYKEMKSLEGKIAKLCDRLSTYMQAKRYAKLGYDVSEIIKTYEKEIENLMKDEKLSLIINEINNLIKNING
- the thiD gene encoding bifunctional hydroxymethylpyrimidine kinase/phosphomethylpyrimidine kinase, whose translation is MKKVVALSVAGIDTGNGAGAETDIKVYEILGVHGTLVVSAITAQNTRGIKDILVIERDFFQKQLETVLEDFDINNVKIGMIYNKEQYEVVKEYLEGKTIVTDPVIFAKDGTQLIKDLEDYKKYILPITTVLTPNAVEASYFSGINIKTLEDMKKSSKIISNTYNIPYVIVKGGHISTKYSFDILYDAKKDFFYLVGYERINQKNTHGTGSVFSTVISAELAKGEKIYNAIRIARDILQTSIEYGLEIGKGIGPVDPLVYIEKNAYKYKVIEDMYKFANFVESTPSFYKLIPEVQSNLAHSIPSSYVKDLNDIATFKNRIIRNWDNKVSIGFPVVFGKPTHTARLLLATIRKGERATVLINLRYDENTIKLLRLYGYDVIEIDREKEPEHEIEGKSMQWIIDFIYENYGKIPNVIFDKGMKGKEAMIRIWTEDIDTIIDTLNYICKNLS
- a CDS encoding MoaD family protein, with amino-acid sequence MKIRLRYFSFIQDFTNKSSEEIETECKTVECLLEQLSSLYGDEFLRIIKNGLGSVRVTILVNGKANVNNINDGDEIAILPPPSGGELYVSKRFDLLEEIKKFREKAPPEAGSLVIYLGFVKGIVENHKVYELKYEAYEEYTRRRFKEIIDEVKKKYNDLVDLQIIHVIDNMKPGEDVLLIMALGKGRKDAIHAVEETLELVKHTTGIWKLEIRDDGEFWVVAGNTRVRRNEKGSST
- a CDS encoding 4Fe-4S dicluster domain-containing protein — encoded protein: MRVTDASIFSRALTTIEIKEIEKLLIKEDKEVVIGRLTSMNGDIIKYSNPKIIPSPTKLPSGNIIEEIKSDSSIYSIYRVAPGLTFEELISELKKYSKVPVLFPLYLQGSIGGFIATNGSGFGSYKFGFVRGKKEVHSLKDNEAIVMTANYTEVIESDKESKFAWSAIILDDKERFYLTSNYAKLEGISGSSIDTYSLINDINKIVIQSFKRDYIPVMLRFPESSYSKLAQLKFFEKIIGYKINFNSPDKYYVFLGRIKFDDLNELFSFLKKNKDFLPFPSLSEYDKLHLEILNKLGKKTKLPKEYKSIVSIYNEATKCINCGLCLNVCKAYEVTHNPLYSPVGKIGRLIMEEKDFETCFGCVKDEEVCPVNIPISKLTTEGVNIISPEKIKIEIQDLPSDIPNLAKKLQNTYRNRPLYLLFVGCASKYDINGVRGFLTYLLDKGNSLPQDFSPRVELVNACCGFDDFIGGNIQGAKDKVSKILELKKNKNAQGIYFLCPEALYIYNLLSGDTGILAYEVVKDALKERKIHAGCWAKKLGIKGNDDECAGLNLTTYKGYPIPSKGKAVLTICPFSTWKYGTSSVYSVFYVGSENMEKLVGEKDLDNLLLDLSIDSIKEALTDSVDEIAEKVSLWNLGGEGYFILVTYPVILNKFKNILEQKIKEHERKDEMIKYISKIVNDTIILDQKITLISDYLRGQNYSSLIMEMREKILTSSKLEYSAKDLVNSDQMIKAIDEMIKRAITPKLIERVFKEIIYS
- a CDS encoding pantoate kinase codes for the protein MTDIEIIVPLNISGIWYPVYTEDIRYTGSIGLSLVLNPPIIAFPKKGEPEIYFNNQRVNFPNLKYLSLLANVKLYIQSEVPLGFGYGLSGAISLAYALASYELYNIKLEDALVVAHESEIFTNNGLGDLISEYYGGGLVYRKKPGAPGYGEVEKIIVEWEPICSKPLSKESTEKLIKNKNDNALVYINQFLHNPSLLKFFDLSRKFTEEIGFISPFPNSFRKKGLILRLKECEEGWIKHTPAIHGAYIR
- a CDS encoding 4-phosphopantoate--beta-alanine ligase; the encoded protein is MDKTHTSNTWSLHSLIPENHPRKESLIIREKIVDGLLDGYVAPQGLIAHGRGECFDYLIGEKTQEFAIKAIKAGVASLLLAKNPVISVNGNMAALVPNEIVKLAELTNAKIEVNLFYRTIERERKIAEILKKAGAKEVLGVDEDASATIPELFSERRRVSPRGIYIADVVLLGLEDGDRTEALVKMGKKVIAIDLNPISRTSQKASITIVDNVIRAFPKMVEIAKELRNKSKEELEQIVKNYNNKEILAESLRFISNYLLQLSRDL
- the panB gene encoding 3-methyl-2-oxobutanoate hydroxymethyltransferase encodes the protein MEKVTIRDFLKKKEKKEKIIMLTAYDYPSAKIISQTNLDGILVGDSLGMVVLGKENTLKVTMRDMLIHLDAVVKAKPPQLIVADMPFLSYETSIKDAVKNAGLLARHGADAVKLEGGEEMRDVVRAIVRAGIPVMGHIGLTPQRFLRIGGYRILGKREKEEEQLLKDAKTLEEAGAFSIVIENTYSDVAKKITESISIPTICIGAGPYCDGQILVIHDLLGLSDFTPYFAKKYIDLRGLIRRAIEDYISEVKEGKFPGKEHYKSRDS